A stretch of Deltaproteobacteria bacterium DNA encodes these proteins:
- the purE gene encoding 5-(carboxyamino)imidazole ribonucleotide mutase — protein MKAITAVGDYPSVGIVMGSDSDLPIMQEALETLVSLGISAEITVASAHRSPARASQYARAALKRGLKVIIAGAGGAAHLAGILAAETTLPVIGVPIGSSPLGGWDALLATVQMPAGIPVATMAVGKAGARNAAILAAQILAVGDSAIRERLRHYKQELARKVEEKAASLEEHLRAKQENGSPS, from the coding sequence ATGAAAGCAATCACAGCTGTCGGCGACTATCCCAGCGTTGGCATTGTTATGGGAAGCGACTCCGATCTGCCGATAATGCAGGAAGCACTCGAAACACTGGTCTCTCTCGGAATTTCTGCCGAGATTACAGTTGCCTCGGCTCACCGTTCTCCAGCGCGAGCGAGCCAGTATGCCAGAGCCGCTCTAAAGCGGGGCCTCAAAGTGATTATCGCCGGTGCTGGCGGGGCTGCCCATCTTGCCGGAATCTTGGCAGCCGAGACTACTCTGCCAGTGATAGGAGTGCCCATTGGCTCTTCGCCACTGGGTGGATGGGATGCGCTGCTGGCCACGGTGCAGATGCCAGCCGGCATTCCAGTAGCCACCATGGCGGTGGGCAAGGCCGGTGCCCGCAATGCTGCCATTCTGGCGGCGCAGATTTTGGCAGTCGGCGACTCTGCCATCAGAGAAAGACTGCGGCACTACAAACAGGAGCTTGCCCGCAAGGTGGAAGAGAAGGCTGCCTCTTTGGAGGAACACCTCAGAGCTAAGCAAGAGAATGGTTCTCCTTCTTAA
- a CDS encoding threonylcarbamoyl-AMP synthase: MVLLLKSSLDSSSHSVKKAAEIIRGGGVVAFPTETVYGLGALASNAAAVERIYRLKRRSRDKPISILIPDPAQLQHYVADIPPGARRLMARFWPGPLTLLFPAVPEVPSLLMGGSGKIGIRLSCHPVASLLVRQIGAAITATSANRSGAPSCCSCAEVIEQFGSELDAVVDGGLTPGSKGSTIADVTTRPPEILRVGVISAREVLTCWQGGEPQAEDSS, translated from the coding sequence ATGGTTCTCCTTCTTAAGTCTTCCCTGGATTCGTCCAGCCATAGTGTCAAAAAAGCTGCAGAGATCATACGTGGGGGAGGGGTAGTGGCCTTCCCCACGGAGACCGTTTATGGACTCGGCGCCCTTGCCAGCAATGCAGCTGCCGTAGAACGAATATACCGCCTCAAGAGGCGCAGCCGTGACAAACCCATCAGTATCTTGATCCCTGATCCTGCCCAACTTCAGCATTATGTAGCTGACATTCCTCCAGGTGCCCGACGGTTGATGGCCCGCTTTTGGCCTGGACCACTGACCCTCCTCTTTCCTGCTGTCCCGGAGGTGCCCTCCCTGCTCATGGGCGGCAGTGGCAAGATTGGCATACGGCTTTCATGTCATCCTGTTGCCAGTCTGCTGGTGAGGCAGATTGGCGCGGCTATTACCGCCACCAGTGCCAATCGCTCGGGGGCGCCCAGCTGCTGCAGCTGCGCAGAGGTAATCGAGCAGTTTGGCTCAGAGTTAGATGCGGTAGTCGACGGCGGCTTGACGCCCGGGAGCAAAGGCTCTACAATTGCCGATGTAACTACCCGTCCTCCCGAGATTTTGCGAGTTGGGGTGATTTCGGCTCGCGAGGTTCTCACCTGTTGGCAAGGTGGGGAACCGCAGGCTGAAGACTCCTCCTGA
- the murJ gene encoding murein biosynthesis integral membrane protein MurJ, whose translation MRKPFSTKFFEMVRGNLISRVFGFLREVVVAFYFGASRATDVFAIAFTIPTLFRRILGEDMVEKAFLPSFRQLVAAGHFRRAWLLARRTFFLMVGCLLLLMALCYLFAPNLVGVIGAGLDVEGFEQAKQMTYYVLPFMLVIGLAAFTGGLLLFLDATGVYAFAPVFLSVGVILGIVVFKPFMGMYSIALGFVLGALLQLFFQVPFLVRAARRNCLHIESVLRPEGESLPELREVGRQSGWIFLQSLASKTVEVVDRLLASFLVPGSVAALYFAQRLVQVPNAVLGLSVGRAGVTDLNDQVQKEDWQGFRCTVVKAIRYNISTMLPVTVFIVSLSAPITAIIFQRGAFGSSSVQLTSLAFALYGLGLLGMSIWSLYTRIFPALARNEIPLYTSLLCALLNVALSLLLVHTPLKHGGLALASSIAFTVNALLLFLALNGELRKRGQRAVGWQDLRETVLSIALASAMGGLIAWGAYGQLHSTATLARMPVLLFHWGEVIALGAALGAGGLAFLCCLGYWGSFHHTGGLLPERVILTGGGTGGHVNPALAIAESIKEQSPAAEFLYVGVQGRAESVIVTRAGYPIRYVRALPFPGLRPSWSLVRFVLALLQGVVHSFWLIATFRPNLIIGTGGYASAPLILANTFMRAVGMSRARVIIHEQNSVPGKLNHLIGRRADQVLLTFPQTKHYFPRNSAVVGYPVRRSVTDKAGSVNKEKLPFAVPAGRRVVFVFGGSQGARAINRAVVDALGHLGQRKQEIFIIHGVGLMNGPQYYAWEDTSERLHRTYDEAQRQEIASYYYAQDYFHNIGDIYAISDLVVCRGGAGSLNEISAMGKPALIIPKANLPGDHQVMNARAMSKAGAAEIIYEDTVIEEGALLERVDGKELAARILSLLDAPERLERMAACSRNFMKQDALQRIMSEIYHGNQQEQPSGEEPTEWEPPLLGNEQLLARLQQVRQQLPERYHPKMVVPSPDDLEYYRHRAASLLAAPHWQERNLGVKLIGLLKHAEKLPSLLYLLTERKPVSRLQRLFGGDYQQVGFIRRNILTALQMLDVWDSEIEARVLESLEDGYYEVRAQAARTMAHFADRLNDRRLAEEKLLALLADPSFEVVLEAALALGKVADDEQVAEQLLELQEHHYWQVRNAALRSVAALVERGVIRDRARIQWRVESFILTMTDFRPHFAIKETYRRLISLCRDNSTENDADAG comes from the coding sequence ATGAGAAAACCCTTTTCGACAAAATTTTTTGAAATGGTGCGAGGGAACCTGATCTCGCGGGTTTTCGGCTTCCTGCGCGAGGTGGTGGTGGCCTTCTACTTCGGGGCCAGCCGGGCCACGGACGTTTTTGCTATAGCTTTCACCATTCCCACTCTTTTCCGGCGAATCCTTGGCGAGGACATGGTGGAGAAGGCCTTTCTGCCTTCCTTCCGGCAGCTAGTGGCGGCGGGTCACTTTCGACGGGCCTGGCTTCTGGCAAGACGGACATTTTTCCTGATGGTGGGCTGTCTCCTCCTTCTCATGGCTCTCTGCTACCTTTTTGCTCCCAATCTGGTAGGGGTGATTGGCGCTGGTCTGGATGTAGAGGGATTTGAACAGGCGAAGCAGATGACCTACTATGTGCTGCCATTCATGCTGGTGATAGGCTTGGCAGCGTTCACGGGGGGGCTGCTGCTCTTTCTGGATGCAACAGGGGTCTATGCCTTCGCCCCTGTGTTTCTCAGCGTTGGCGTCATCCTCGGCATTGTTGTCTTCAAGCCATTTATGGGGATGTACAGTATTGCCCTGGGTTTTGTGCTCGGCGCTCTCCTGCAGTTGTTTTTCCAGGTACCTTTTCTGGTCCGAGCAGCTCGCCGCAACTGTCTGCATATAGAGTCTGTGCTTCGACCTGAAGGGGAATCCCTGCCCGAGCTCCGGGAAGTGGGCCGACAATCGGGCTGGATTTTTCTGCAGTCTCTGGCCAGCAAGACAGTGGAAGTGGTTGATCGTCTGCTGGCCTCCTTTCTGGTTCCTGGCAGTGTGGCGGCTCTTTATTTTGCTCAGAGGCTGGTGCAGGTACCCAACGCGGTGCTCGGTCTCTCTGTAGGCAGAGCCGGCGTCACCGACCTGAATGATCAGGTACAAAAGGAAGACTGGCAAGGTTTTCGCTGCACCGTGGTCAAGGCAATTCGTTACAACATCAGCACCATGCTGCCAGTGACAGTCTTCATTGTTTCTCTTTCGGCGCCCATAACTGCCATCATTTTTCAGCGCGGTGCCTTTGGCAGCAGTTCTGTGCAGCTCACATCACTGGCATTTGCCTTGTACGGTTTGGGGCTTCTCGGCATGAGCATCTGGAGTCTCTATACCAGGATTTTCCCGGCACTGGCCAGAAATGAGATTCCCCTCTATACTTCACTGCTCTGTGCTTTGCTGAATGTGGCGCTGAGCCTGCTGCTGGTTCACACACCACTCAAACATGGGGGCCTGGCCCTGGCCTCCTCTATTGCCTTCACGGTCAATGCGCTGCTCCTCTTCTTGGCGCTCAATGGTGAACTGCGCAAGCGGGGTCAGAGGGCAGTGGGCTGGCAGGACCTGCGTGAGACGGTATTGTCAATTGCTCTGGCCAGCGCCATGGGCGGGTTGATCGCCTGGGGCGCCTATGGACAGCTGCACAGTACGGCAACCCTGGCCCGAATGCCCGTCCTGTTGTTTCACTGGGGAGAGGTCATTGCTCTGGGTGCAGCTCTTGGCGCCGGAGGCCTGGCTTTTCTCTGCTGTCTTGGCTACTGGGGTTCGTTTCATCATACAGGCGGTCTGCTGCCGGAGCGGGTCATCCTCACTGGCGGCGGCACTGGGGGGCATGTGAATCCGGCACTGGCCATAGCTGAAAGCATCAAAGAACAGAGTCCAGCGGCAGAATTTCTTTATGTGGGAGTTCAGGGGAGGGCTGAGTCAGTTATTGTTACCAGGGCCGGTTATCCCATTCGCTATGTGCGGGCCCTGCCTTTTCCTGGACTGCGACCTTCTTGGTCTCTTGTTCGCTTCGTGCTGGCACTGCTGCAGGGAGTTGTCCATTCTTTCTGGCTCATAGCAACGTTTCGGCCCAATCTCATCATTGGCACTGGCGGTTATGCCAGCGCGCCTCTCATTCTAGCCAATACTTTCATGCGTGCTGTTGGCATGAGCCGGGCTCGCGTCATTATCCACGAACAAAACAGCGTGCCCGGCAAACTGAACCATCTCATAGGCCGTCGGGCTGACCAGGTGCTGCTGACTTTCCCGCAGACCAAGCACTATTTCCCTAGAAACAGTGCGGTCGTCGGCTATCCAGTGCGGCGCTCTGTTACTGACAAGGCGGGTTCTGTGAACAAAGAGAAACTCCCCTTTGCCGTGCCTGCTGGCAGGCGGGTGGTCTTTGTGTTCGGCGGTTCCCAGGGTGCTCGGGCCATCAATAGGGCGGTGGTGGATGCCCTGGGGCACCTGGGCCAGCGCAAGCAGGAGATCTTCATCATCCATGGGGTGGGGCTCATGAATGGGCCCCAATATTATGCCTGGGAAGACACCAGCGAACGACTGCACCGCACCTACGATGAAGCACAGAGACAGGAAATTGCTTCCTATTACTATGCTCAGGACTATTTTCACAACATCGGCGATATTTATGCCATCAGTGATCTGGTGGTCTGCCGTGGCGGTGCGGGCAGTCTCAACGAAATATCAGCCATGGGAAAACCGGCCCTCATCATCCCCAAGGCCAATTTGCCTGGAGATCACCAGGTGATGAATGCCAGGGCCATGAGCAAGGCTGGGGCAGCAGAGATCATTTACGAAGATACAGTCATTGAGGAGGGTGCTCTGCTCGAGAGGGTGGACGGCAAGGAACTTGCTGCACGAATATTGTCCCTGTTGGACGCGCCTGAACGTCTCGAACGGATGGCCGCCTGTTCGCGCAACTTCATGAAACAGGACGCCCTGCAACGGATCATGTCAGAAATATACCATGGCAATCAGCAGGAGCAGCCCTCCGGTGAAGAGCCCACCGAGTGGGAGCCTCCTTTGCTGGGAAATGAGCAGCTGCTGGCCCGCCTGCAACAGGTAAGGCAGCAGCTGCCTGAGCGCTACCATCCCAAGATGGTGGTGCCTTCTCCGGACGACCTGGAATACTATCGCCATCGGGCTGCTTCTTTGCTGGCGGCTCCTCACTGGCAGGAGCGCAATCTTGGAGTCAAGCTCATCGGACTATTGAAGCATGCAGAAAAGCTACCCTCTCTCCTTTATTTGCTCACAGAACGAAAGCCTGTGAGCAGGTTGCAGCGACTCTTTGGCGGCGATTACCAGCAGGTGGGCTTTATTCGGCGCAATATCCTGACCGCTCTGCAAATGCTGGATGTTTGGGACAGTGAGATAGAGGCTCGGGTGTTGGAGTCCTTGGAAGACGGCTATTATGAAGTAAGAGCCCAGGCAGCTCGAACCATGGCACACTTTGCCGACAGACTCAACGACCGGAGGCTGGCTGAAGAGAAGTTGCTGGCGCTTCTTGCTGATCCTTCCTTTGAGGTAGTTCTAGAGGCTGCCCTGGCCTTGGGAAAAGTGGCGGATGACGAACAGGTGGCGGAGCAGTTGCTGGAGCTGCAAGAGCATCACTACTGGCAGGTTCGCAATGCAGCCCTCAGATCGGTTGCCGCCCTGGTGGAAAGAGGCGTCATCAGGGACCGGGCCCGCATACAATGGCGTGTGGAGAGTTTCATCTTGACAATGACCGATTTCAGGCCTCACTTTGCAATCAAGGAGACCTATCGTCGGCTGATCAGCCTTTGCAGGGATAATAGCACTGAGAATGATGCAGATGCCGGTTAG